One genomic segment of Sminthopsis crassicaudata isolate SCR6 chromosome 2, ASM4859323v1, whole genome shotgun sequence includes these proteins:
- the CAMLG gene encoding guided entry of tail-anchored proteins factor CAMLG: protein MEPLTVATGDDGPGPPGPSESGSLSASQRRAELRRRKLLLNSEQRINRIMGFHRSGSATEEEVNTESKQRDIDKLNSLPVPSVSKRVVLGDSTSTGTVDHQSGTTEIKGTQLVDKKDSLINTPDSSSDGNLELRHRKRDLTTETVQRSSQHGLDQYLSRFDEAMKLRKQLISEKPSQENGNTGEEFDTFRIFRLVGCALLALGVRAFVCKYLSIFAPFLTLQLAFMGLSKYFPKSEKKVKTTVLTAALLLSGIPAEVISRSMDTYSKMGDVFTDLCVYFFTFIFCHELLVFWGSEVP, encoded by the exons ATGGAGCCGTTGACCGTCGCTACCGGGGATGATGGGCCCGGACCTCCCGGGCCCTCGGAAAGCGGAAGCTTGTCTGCTTCCCAACGCCGGGCAGAGCTGAGGCGTAGAAAGCTTCTGCTGAACTCGGAGCAGCGAATCAACCGGATCATGGGCTTCCACAGGAGCGGGAGCGCTACGG aaGAAGAAGTAAACACAGAATCAAAGCAGCGTGACATTGATAAGCTGAACTCCCTCCCTGTTCCTTCAGTTTCAAAGCGAGTGGTGCTAGGTGATTCAACTAGCACAGGAACAGTGGACCACCAAAGTGGTACTACAGAGATCAAGGGAACCCAACTGGTAGATAAAAAGGACTCTTTGATCAATACACCTGACAGTAGTAGTGATGGAAACCTTGAACTTCGTCATCGAAAAAGAGATCTTACTACTGAAACTGTCCAGAGAAGCTCCCAGCATGGCTTAGACCAGTATCTTTCCAGATTTGATGAAGCAATGAAGTTAAGAAAACAATTAATTAGTGAGAAACCTAGTCAAGAGAATGGAAATACAGGGGAAGAATTTGATACTTTTCGAATTTTCAGATTGGTGGGATGTGCTCTTCTTGCCCTTGGAGTTCGGGCTTTTGTATGCAAATATTTG TCCATATTTGCTCCATTTCTTACTTTGCAACTTGCATTCATGGGATTATCTAAGTACTTCCCAAAG aGTGAAAAAAAGGTGAAGACAACAGTACTAACTGCTGCACTTTTATTGTCTGGAATCCCAGCTGAAGTAATCAGTCGTTCCATGGATACCTATAGCAAAATGGGAGATGTTTTCACAGACCTTTGTGTCTACTTTTTCACTTTCATCTTCTGCCATGAACTGCTTGTCTTTTGGGGCTCTGAAGTTCCATGA